A window of the Canis lupus baileyi chromosome 8, mCanLup2.hap1, whole genome shotgun sequence genome harbors these coding sequences:
- the CIITA gene encoding MHC class II transactivator isoform X7: MNHFQTILARVRMLLSSHQPSLVQALLDNMLEKELLSREYHCTLLHEPDGEALARKISLTLLEKGDPDLALLRWAWSGWQTPVAEGDPNSSKDHVDSGQFATMELGPLEGGYLELLNSSTDPLQLFHLYDQTDLAREEIELFSEPDMDTINCEQFSRLLCDMEGDEETREAYANIAELDQYVFQDSQLEGLGKDIFIEHIGLEDMISETVEVLEEAGQKSQKRPFPEELPVDLKHRKLAEPLTVPMVTGTFLVESVSDPSALPCLSSPAIFNEQPAPVQSWLGETVLMPVPASGSLLSCLSLPAGGIQIVPSLPSLPQGLWPISGAGTGVSGMVIYQGEMPQASQVLPSSGPAVQSLPKSPDRPGSTSPFAPSAADLPGMPEPALTSRANMTGRSQGRPLTLTASSPEDQLSPPRCVAAHEVSSKPPKLPESVKQFCSSLRDKYQAEPAGPDGILVEVELVRARLEKSSSKSQDRELATPDWAERQLARGGLAEVLLAAGDRRRPRETQVIAVLGKAGQGKSCWAREVSRAWACGQLPQYDFVFYIPCHCLDRAGDTYRLQDLLFSLGPRPQPVDDEVFGHILRRPDRVLLILDAFEGLEGQDGACGPTSTEPQSLRGLLAGLFQRKLLRGCTLLLIARPRGRLAQSLSKADVVFEVAGFSAQQAETYMTRYLDHSGATEHRERALALLRGQPFLLSHSHSPTVCQAVCQLSEALLELGDGAKLPSTLTGLYVGLLGPAAQDSPPGALAGLARLAWELGRRHRGTLQESQFPSAEVRAWAVAKGLVRPVPGAPDTELAFSSFLLQCFLGAVWLALSSEIKDKELPQYLALTPRKKRPYDNWLEGVPRFLAGLLFQPHADCLGALAGPAGVTLGDRKQKVLSRYLKRLQPGTLRAGRLLELLHCAHEASDPALWQHVVQGLPGRLSFLGTRLTPPNAYVLGSALAAAGQDFSLDLRSTGIDPSGLGSLVGLSCVTHFSPVLVPGSEALPPQGCAE; the protein is encoded by the exons ACAGTGGACAGTTTGCCACCATGGAGTTGGGGCCTCTGGAAGGCGGGTACCTGGAGCTTCTCAACAGCAGTACCGATCCCTTGCAGCTCTTCCACCTCTATGACCAGACGGACCTGGCTAGAGAAGAGATTGAGCTCTTCTCAG AACCCGACATGGACACCATCAACTGCGAACAGTTCAGCAGACTGTTGTGTGACATGGAAGGTGACGAAGAGACCAGGGAGGCTTATGCCAATATCG CGGAACTGGACCAGTACGTGTTCCAGGACTCCCAACTGGAGGGTCTGGGCAAAGACATTTTCA TCGAGCATATAGGATTAGAAGACATGATCAGCGAGACTGTGGAGGTGCTAGAGGAAGCAGGACAGAAAAGTCAGAAAAGAC CCTTCCCAGAGGAACTGCCCGTGGACTTGAAGCACAGGAAGCTAG CTGAGCCCCTCACTGTACCCATGGTGACTGGCACCTTCCTGGTGGAGTCAGTGAGTGACCCCTCGGCTCTTCCCTGCCTGTCATCACCTGCCATCTTCAACGAGCAGCCCGCACCTGTCCAGAGCTGGCTCGGGGAGACTGTCCTGATGCCAG TACCTGCCTCTGGTTCCTTGCTGAGCTGCCTGAGTCTTCCTGCTGGTGGCATCCAGATcgtccccagcctcccctccctgccccaggggcTCTGGCCCATCTCGGGGGCTGGGACAGGGGTGTCTGGCATGGTCATCTATCAAG GGGAGATGCCCCAGGCCAGCCAGGTGCTTCCTTCCAGTGGCCCAGCCGTGCAGAGTCTCCCCAAGTCCCCAGATCGGCCTGGCTCCACCAGCCCCTTTGCCCCATCTGCCGCTGACCTTCCTGGCATGCCAGAACCAGCCCTGACCTCCCGTGCAAATATGACAG GGAGGTCCCAGGGCAGGCCTCTCACCCTAACTGCTTCATCTCCAGAGGACCAGCTGTCCCCTCCCCGATGTGTGGCAGCTCACGAGGTCTCCAGCAAGCCTCCAAAATTGCCCG AGAGCGTGAAGCAGTTCTGCAGCTCCCTGCGAGACAAGTACCAGGCCGAGCCCGCAGGCCCGGATGGCATCCTGGTGGAGGTGGAGCTGGTGAGGGCACGGCTGGAGAAGAGCAGCAGCAAGAGCCAGGACAGGGAGCTGGCCACCCCGGACTGGGCGGAGCGGCAGCTGGCCCGAGGGGGTCTGGCCGAGGTGCTGCTGGCCGCGGGTGACCGCCGGCGGCCGCGGGAGACACAGGTGATCGCTGTGCTGGGTAAAGCAGGACAGGGGAAGAGTTGCTGGGCCCGAGAAGTGAGCCGGGCCTGGGCCTGCGGCCAGCTGCCACAGTACGACTTCGTCTTCTACATCCCCTGCCACTGTCTGGACCGTGCGGGGGACACGTACCGCCTGCAGGATCTGCTCTTCTCCCTGGGGCCCCGGCCGCAGCCCGTGGATGACGAGGTCTTTGGCCATATCTTGAGGAGGCCCGACCGTGTTCTTCTCATCCTGGATGCCTTCGAGGGGCTCGAAGGCCAAGACGGTGCGTGCGGCCCCACGTCCACAGAGCCCCAGTCCCTCCGGGGGCTGCTGGCCGGCCTCTTCCAGCGTAAGCTGCTGCGAGGCTGCACCCTGCTGCTCATCGCCCGGCCCCGGGGCcgcctggcccagagcctgagcAAGGCCGACGTCGTGTTCGAGGTGGCCGGCTTCTCGGCCCAGCAGGCCGAGACATACATGACGCGCTACTTGGACCACTCTGGGGCCACGGAGCACCGAGAGCGAGCCCTGGCCCTCCTCCGCGGCCAGCCGTTCCTCctcagccacagccacagccccactgtgtgccaggccgtGTGCCAGCTCTCCGAGGCCCTCCTGGAGCTGGGCGACGGGGCCAAGCTGCCCTCCACGCTCACGGGACTCTACGTGGGCCTGCTAGGCCCTGCGGCCCAGGACAGCCCCCCGGGGGCCCTGGCGGGACTGGCCAGGCTGGCGTGGGAGCTGGGCCGCAGACACCGGGGCACGCTGCAGGAGAGCCAGTTCCCGTCGGCGGAGGTGAGGGCCTGGGCCGTGGCCAAGGGCTTGGTGCGGCCcgtccctggggccccagacacGGAGCTGGCCTTCTCCAGCTTCCTCCTGCAGTGCTTCCTGGGGGCCGTGTGGCTGGCCCTGAGCAGTGAGATCAAGGACAAGGAGCTGCCACAGTACTTGGCATTGACCCCAAGGAAAAAGAGGCCCTACGACAACTGGCTGGAGGGCGTACCGCGCTTCCTGGCCGGGCTGCTTTTCCAGCCTCATGCCGACTGCCTCGGAGCCCTGGCAGGGCCGGCCGGGGTCACCTTGGGGGACAGGAAGCAGAAAGTGCTCAGCAGGTACCTGAAGCGGCTGCAGCCAGGGACGCTCCGGGCCGGGCGGCTGCTGGAGCTGCTGCACTGTGCCCACGAGGCCTCGGACCCTGCGCTCTGGCAGCACGTGGTGCAGGGGCTCCCGGGTCGCCTGTCCTTCCTGGGCACCCGGCTCACGCCTCCCAACGCCTACGTGCTGGGCAGCGCCTTGGCGGCGGCGGGCCAAGACTTCTCCCTGGACCTCCGCAGCACTGGCATCGACCCCTCTGGACTGGGGAGCCTCGTGGGACTCAGCTGTGTCACCCATTTCAG CCCGGTCCTTGTGCCCGGGTCTGAGGCCCTTCCTCCACAGGGCTGCGCTGAGTGA